GAGAGCTGGCTCTCGGCGGTTTCCTCGTCCGAACGCTTGATGGCGGCGAGGTAGAGCGCGGCGGCAAGGCCCGTGCGGTCGGCGCCGGAACGGCAATGGATGAGGATGGGACGCGGCGCGTCCTTGAGGCGCGCCATGAAATCGGCGACCTCCGCATCGGTCAGTTCCCGGCGCGCGGACCAGGGCAGGTCGATCAGCGTCGCGCCATGGGCGTCGGCGAGGCGCACCTCCTCGCGATACCAGCCCTGATCGGGCGAGGCGCCGCGCAGATTGACGATGGTGCGGATGTTGAGACCGCTCAGCGTCGCCTCGAGCTGCGGGCCGGACAGCGTGGCGGAGCGGTAGAGCTCGCCGGGGATCACCGCGTGAAGATTGCCCTGCGCCACGGTGACGCCGGCATAGAGCGCGGCGGCGCCGCAGATCGCCATCACCAGCCAGGCCGCGCCGCGCCCGATCCGCCCCCACATCCCCCGCACGCGTAGTCTCCCCCGGACACTTGATCGGGGGATGTGTCGCGGGTTTTTCCTGTCGGGAAGCTGTCAGAAACGTCCAATCGAGCCGCTCCCATTTCTTGGCGAGGGCGACAGTTCACCGACAGGTTTACGCTGCGAAGTCTCTCGCCGTCGGCAGGTCGCCGATGTTGCTTGAGGACTTACCCCGATGCGCCTTATCGCCGCCAGCCTCACCGCCGCCTTCCTGATCGCCCCGGTCGTCGCCCCGATCGCCGCCTATGCCGGCCCGGCCTGCACGACCGAAGCCAAGGACAAGTGGATGACCGAAGACGCCATGAAGGCGAAGGTCGCCGAGATGGGCTATCAGAAGATCAAGACCTTCAAGGTCTCCGGCAGCTGCTACGAGATCTACGGCTACACCAAGGACGGCAAGAAGGCCGAGGTCTATTTCAACCCGGTCTCCGGCGCGGTCGTGAAGTCCGAGATCGACTGATGACCGCCCCCACCCCCGGTGCCGGTGCCGCCACGCGCGGCCCGGCCAGCGCCTCATCCACGGCCTCGCCCGAGGTCGTGGTGTGGGATCCGGTGGTCCGCATCTTCCACTGGACCGTGGTCGCCGGGTGCCTCTTGAACCTCTTCGTCGTCGAGGACGGCGAAGCGCTCCACCAGATCATCGGCTATGTCGTGGCCGCGGTTCTGGTGGTGCGGGTGATCTGGGGCTTCATCGGCACGCATTATGCGCGCTTCGCGCAGTTCGTTCCCGGCCCGCGTCGGCTCGGGCGGTATCTCTCCGCTCTTGCCAAGGGCCGCGAGCCGCGCATGCTGGGGCATAATCCCGCCGGTGCGGTGATGATGCTCGCGCTGATGGCCCTGCTCGCCGCCACCTGCGTCAGCGGGTGGATGATGGGGCTCGACGCCTTCTGGGGCGAGGACTGGCTGGAGGAGACGCACGAATGGCTCGCCAATTCCATCCTGGTCCTGGCGCTGCTGCACGCGCTG
Above is a window of Ancylobacter sp. WKF20 DNA encoding:
- a CDS encoding tyrosine-protein phosphatase; the protein is MWGRIGRGAAWLVMAICGAAALYAGVTVAQGNLHAVIPGELYRSATLSGPQLEATLSGLNIRTIVNLRGASPDQGWYREEVRLADAHGATLIDLPWSARRELTDAEVADFMARLKDAPRPILIHCRSGADRTGLAAALYLAAIKRSDEETAESQLSLWFGHIALPFTPFYAMDETFERLEPSLGYFDS
- a CDS encoding PepSY domain-containing protein: MRLIAASLTAAFLIAPVVAPIAAYAGPACTTEAKDKWMTEDAMKAKVAEMGYQKIKTFKVSGSCYEIYGYTKDGKKAEVYFNPVSGAVVKSEID
- a CDS encoding cytochrome b/b6 domain-containing protein; the encoded protein is MTAPTPGAGAATRGPASASSTASPEVVVWDPVVRIFHWTVVAGCLLNLFVVEDGEALHQIIGYVVAAVLVVRVIWGFIGTHYARFAQFVPGPRRLGRYLSALAKGREPRMLGHNPAGAVMMLALMALLAATCVSGWMMGLDAFWGEDWLEETHEWLANSILVLALLHALAALVESHRHRENLVLSMITGRKRRA